The Kluyvera intermedia genome window below encodes:
- the nuoK gene encoding NADH-quinone oxidoreductase subunit NuoK, protein MIPLQHGLILAAILFVLGLTGLVIRRNLLFMLIGLEIMINAAALAFVVAGSYWGQTDGQVMYILAITLAAAEASIGLALLLQLHRRRQNLNIDSVSELRG, encoded by the coding sequence ATGATTCCTTTACAACATGGGCTGATCCTCGCCGCGATTTTATTCGTGCTTGGACTGACCGGTCTGGTTATCCGTCGTAATCTGCTGTTTATGCTGATTGGGCTGGAAATCATGATTAACGCCGCCGCGTTGGCCTTCGTGGTCGCCGGCAGCTACTGGGGCCAGACCGATGGTCAGGTAATGTATATCCTCGCCATTACCCTTGCGGCTGCGGAAGCGAGTATTGGCCTGGCGCTGCTGTTGCAGCTCCATCGTCGCCGCCAGAACCTGAACATCGATTCAGTAAGTGAGTTGCGCGGATGA
- the nuoM gene encoding NADH-quinone oxidoreductase subunit M, whose translation MLLPWLILIPFIGGFLCWQTERFGVKMPRWIALITMGLTLALSLQLWLQGGYSLTQSTGLPQWQSEFILPWIPRFGISVHLALDGLSLLMVVLTGLLGVLAVLCSWREIQKYQGFFHLNLMWILGGVIGVFLAIDMFLFFFFWEMMLVPMYFLIALWGHKASDGKTRITAATKFFIYTQASGLVMLIAILGLVFVHHSATGVWTFNYEDLLKTPMSHGVEYLLMLGFFIAFAVKMPVVPLHGWLPDAHSQAPTAGSVDLAGILLKTAAYGLLRFALPLFPNASAEFAPIAMWLGVIGIFYGAWMAFTQYDIKRLIAYTSVSHMGFVLIAIYTGSQLAYQGAVIQMIAHGLSAAGLFILCGQLYERLHTRDMRQMGGLWSKIKWLPALSMFFAVCTLGMPGTGNFVGEFMILFGSYKVVPMITVISTFGLVFASVYSLAMLHRAYFGKAKTEIAAKELPGMSLRELFIVLLLVVLLVLLGFFPQPILDTSHSAMSNIQQWFVNSVTTTRP comes from the coding sequence ATGTTATTACCCTGGCTAATACTGATTCCCTTTATCGGCGGTTTCCTCTGCTGGCAGACTGAACGCTTTGGCGTGAAGATGCCGCGCTGGATAGCGTTGATCACCATGGGACTGACGCTGGCGCTGTCTTTGCAACTGTGGTTGCAGGGTGGCTACTCGCTCACACAATCCACCGGCCTGCCGCAGTGGCAGTCTGAGTTTATCCTGCCGTGGATCCCACGCTTTGGTATCTCTGTCCATCTGGCATTAGACGGTCTGTCGTTGCTGATGGTGGTGTTGACCGGGCTGTTGGGCGTGCTGGCGGTGCTCTGTTCCTGGCGTGAAATCCAGAAGTACCAGGGCTTCTTCCACCTCAACCTGATGTGGATCCTGGGCGGCGTTATCGGCGTGTTCCTGGCCATCGACATGTTCCTGTTCTTCTTCTTCTGGGAGATGATGCTGGTGCCGATGTACTTCCTGATCGCGCTCTGGGGCCATAAAGCCTCTGACGGTAAAACGCGTATCACGGCGGCAACCAAGTTCTTCATCTACACCCAGGCGAGTGGTCTGGTGATGCTGATTGCCATTCTGGGGCTGGTGTTTGTCCATCACAGCGCAACCGGCGTGTGGACCTTCAACTATGAAGACCTGCTGAAAACGCCAATGTCGCACGGCGTGGAATATCTGCTGATGCTGGGCTTCTTCATCGCCTTCGCGGTGAAAATGCCGGTGGTGCCATTGCACGGCTGGTTGCCAGACGCGCACTCCCAGGCTCCAACTGCGGGTTCTGTTGACCTGGCCGGTATCTTGCTGAAAACCGCGGCCTACGGCCTGCTGCGCTTTGCGCTGCCGCTGTTCCCGAACGCGTCCGCTGAGTTCGCGCCAATCGCGATGTGGCTGGGTGTTATCGGTATCTTCTACGGCGCGTGGATGGCGTTTACCCAGTACGACATCAAACGTCTGATTGCTTACACCTCCGTGTCGCACATGGGCTTCGTGCTGATTGCTATCTACACCGGCAGCCAGCTGGCGTACCAGGGAGCAGTGATTCAGATGATCGCACACGGTCTGTCGGCCGCCGGTCTGTTCATTCTGTGTGGTCAGCTGTACGAGCGTCTGCATACCCGTGATATGCGCCAGATGGGCGGTCTGTGGAGCAAAATCAAATGGCTGCCAGCACTCTCAATGTTCTTCGCAGTCTGTACGCTGGGGATGCCGGGCACCGGTAACTTCGTTGGCGAATTTATGATTCTGTTCGGCAGCTACAAAGTGGTACCGATGATTACCGTCATTTCCACTTTCGGTCTGGTCTTTGCCTCCGTGTACTCGTTGGCAATGCTGCATCGCGCTTACTTCGGTAAAGCGAAGACTGAGATTGCTGCAAAAGAACTGCCAGGGATGTCGCTGCGTGAACTGTTTATCGTCCTGTTGCTGGTCGTGCTTCTGGTACTGTTGGGCTTCTTCCCTCAGCCGATTCTGGACACGTCACATTCTGCGATGAGTAACATCCAGCAGTGGTTTGTTAATTCCGTTACTACTACAAGGCCGTAA
- the nuoL gene encoding NADH-quinone oxidoreductase subunit L — translation MNMLALTIIFPLIGFVLLAFSRGRWSENLSATIGMGSIGLSALVTAFVGMDFFAGGKQAFSQPLWTWMSVGDFNIGFNLVLDGLSLTMLSVVTGVGFLIHMFASWYMRGEEGYSRFFAYTNLFIASMVILVLADNLLLMYLGWEGVGLCSYLLIGFYYTDPKNGAAAMKAFVVTRVGDVFLAFALFILYNELGTLNFREMVELAPAHFAAGNDMLMWATLMLLGGAVGKSAQLPLQTWLADAMAGPTPVSALIHAATMVTAGVYLIARTHGLFLLTPEVLHLVGIIGAITLVLAGFAALVQTDIKRVLAYSTMSQIGYMFLALGVQAWDAAIFHLMTHAFFKALLFLASGSVILACHHEQNIFKMGGLRKSIPLVYASFLIGGAALSALPLITAGFFSKDEILAGAMANGHINLMVAGLVGAFMTSLYTFRMIFIVFHGKEQIQAHAGKGITHHLPLIVLMILSTFIGALIVPPLQGVLPSTTELEHGRVLTLEITSGVVAIAGILIAAWLWLGKRTLVTSIANSAPGRLLGTWWYNAWGFDWLYDKVFVKPFLGIAWLLKSDPLNALMNIPAILSRFAGKGLVMSENGYLRWYVASMSIGAVVVLVLLMVLR, via the coding sequence ATGAACATGCTTGCCTTAACCATTATTTTCCCTTTGATTGGCTTTGTGCTGCTTGCCTTCTCTCGTGGGCGCTGGTCAGAAAATCTGTCCGCCACTATCGGGATGGGGTCGATTGGTCTGTCTGCGCTGGTGACGGCGTTTGTCGGCATGGATTTCTTCGCGGGCGGCAAGCAGGCGTTTAGCCAGCCGCTGTGGACGTGGATGTCCGTCGGTGACTTCAACATCGGCTTCAACCTGGTGCTGGACGGCCTGTCGCTGACCATGCTTTCCGTGGTCACCGGTGTTGGCTTCCTGATCCACATGTTTGCCTCCTGGTACATGCGCGGTGAAGAGGGATACTCCCGCTTCTTCGCTTATACCAACCTGTTTATCGCCAGCATGGTGATTCTGGTACTGGCGGACAACCTGCTGCTGATGTACCTCGGCTGGGAAGGCGTGGGTCTTTGCTCCTATCTGCTGATCGGTTTCTACTATACCGATCCGAAGAACGGTGCCGCTGCCATGAAAGCCTTCGTGGTGACCCGTGTCGGTGACGTATTCCTGGCGTTTGCGCTGTTCATTCTCTACAACGAGTTGGGCACGCTGAACTTCCGTGAAATGGTTGAACTGGCGCCAGCGCACTTTGCCGCAGGCAACGACATGCTGATGTGGGCAACCCTGATGCTGTTAGGCGGTGCGGTTGGTAAATCGGCACAGCTGCCGTTACAGACCTGGCTTGCTGATGCGATGGCCGGCCCGACGCCTGTCTCCGCGCTGATCCACGCCGCAACGATGGTGACCGCCGGTGTCTATCTGATCGCACGTACTCACGGCCTGTTCCTGCTGACGCCGGAAGTGCTGCATCTGGTCGGGATTATCGGTGCAATTACGCTGGTGCTGGCAGGCTTTGCCGCGCTGGTACAGACCGATATCAAACGCGTACTCGCGTATTCCACCATGAGCCAGATTGGTTACATGTTCCTGGCGCTGGGCGTACAGGCGTGGGATGCGGCGATTTTCCACCTGATGACGCATGCGTTCTTCAAAGCGCTGCTGTTCCTGGCATCCGGCTCGGTTATCCTGGCCTGTCACCACGAACAGAACATCTTCAAGATGGGTGGCCTGCGTAAGTCAATTCCGCTGGTGTATGCAAGCTTCCTGATTGGTGGTGCTGCGCTCTCCGCGCTGCCGCTGATTACCGCAGGCTTCTTCAGTAAAGATGAGATCTTAGCCGGGGCGATGGCAAACGGTCATATCAATCTGATGGTTGCAGGTCTGGTCGGTGCATTTATGACCTCCCTGTATACCTTCCGAATGATCTTCATCGTCTTCCACGGTAAAGAGCAGATCCAAGCGCATGCAGGGAAGGGGATTACTCACCACCTGCCGCTGATTGTGCTGATGATCCTGTCGACCTTTATCGGCGCGCTGATCGTGCCACCGTTGCAGGGTGTTCTGCCGTCTACCACCGAGCTTGAGCACGGTCGTGTACTGACGTTGGAAATCACCTCGGGCGTGGTGGCGATTGCGGGCATCCTGATTGCGGCATGGCTGTGGCTGGGTAAACGTACGCTTGTGACGTCTATCGCCAACAGCGCGCCGGGTCGTCTGCTAGGCACTTGGTGGTACAACGCCTGGGGCTTCGATTGGCTGTACGACAAAGTGTTTGTTAAGCCATTCCTCGGCATTGCCTGGCTGCTGAAAAGCGACCCGCTCAATGCGCTGATGAACATTCCGGCTATCCTCTCCCGCTTCGCAGGCAAGGGCCTTGTGATGAGCGAGAATGGCTATCTGCGCTGGTATGTTGCGTCAATGAGCATTGGTGCCGTGGTGGTACTGGTGTTGTTGATGGTGTTGCGTTAA